CAAGGAACCCTTGGTGAGTGAACAGTCACCCAGAGTCCCTAGATAGATCCTTATCTCATCATGGTGAACCTGGACCTGAGGTCTCTCACCCTGCCGGTGGGCATCATCCGTATGTTGGAGGTGGTCCTCACCTGTATCTCCTTCAGTCTGGTGGCCTCGGCAGGCCATGTGCTCTCCACACACTGGGACTGGTGCATGTTCACCTGGTGCTTCTGCTGCTTCTTCTCCCTCTTCATCCTCATCATGGAGTTCACCCGCTTCAGTGCCAAGGTGGGGGATGTTTACTGTCTGGATTTTATGGAATAGATTGGTGGGAGGGGAATTTGTGGCTTACGTGTATCGTAACTTATGAGTATCTGTCTTATATATTTCTAATGTCTTTTTCTATTGTAAAGCAGTAGTAGATGTAGGTGCACGTTTTTGGGGAAAACACATTTTTCAGGAAAACTCTTGGCCCTAGAAATAACCTTTCCTCACATCTTCCCTCCTCATCATCTCAAGGTGCCCATCTCCTGGAATGACTTCACCACGGCCTTCGCCATGCTGGCCGCACTAATGTGTTTCACTTCCTCCATCATCTACCCCACCTTCTTTACCTGCCTCACCTGCTACCGCCAGATCGCCGCCACCGTCATCTCCCTACTCTGTTTCGGAGTGTACGTCGGCGAGGTGGTGTTGGCCCGCCTCCGGCCCGGTGGTGAGATCAGTGGCTTCCTGTCCACTGTCCCGGGCCTCCTCAAGATCCTCGAGACTCTGGTGGCCTGTATTATCTTCACGTCGCTGGATCCGGCAAGGTTTTCGTTCAATCCGGGACTGCAGTGGTGCGTGGCGGTTTATTCCCTCTGCTTCATCTTCGCACTCGTCATCATCTTCCTCACCGTCGGTCAGCTGCTGTCGCTCTTCCCCTTCTCGTTTGACAAACTGCTCACGGTCTATAATATTCTGGCCACCATGATGTACATGACTGCTATGGTCATCTGGCCACTGTATGGTTTCGAGAACAACCCCCGGCCCGTTCCGTGTTCCCACTGTCCCTGGGACGATCTGGTTGTGGTGACGTTCATGACCGTGATCAACCTGGTGATCTATATTTTGGATACGATCTACTCGATAAAGGTGGTCTTCTTCACATGGGATGAGGAATAGGCCAGATTCTCAGGAAACTTCACTCCAACTTTTCCAGAACCCGTCAATGACTGACACACTATCATATTGCATGGAGAAAAAACTGTTTACTGAATAAGAAACTCCAGCACGTTGGTAATCTTGATTCTCCACATATGTTTGAAAAGATCCATTACATTTCTAGAGAATGAAAAGTTTATTTTCAAATCAATGACTGAGAGCTTGGAAGAAGAACATTTGCAGAACGTTGGCAGAACATTTGCTGATGTCTTTTGCCTCAGACATGTGGAAGATATTTAGTTATTCCTATAACACTGTAAATTAACTCTTATTGCAGATGAGGATTCTACAGGCAAGGACACGCTGTTTATCACTTGCAGCTATTAAAGTGTGCAGTAGGAAGCTGAGTTAATGATTGATCGTATCGATTTCATAGAAATTACAATTACGGAACTTTGGATCCTGATGCAAATACAATATGAATGTCTAATCTGGCATCATGGTGTGTGTAACTGTTCCGTTGGGCCAAAGGCACTAGCAGCAATACAGATTCTGCCAATTGCAAAGGATTTGTGATCTTATATTCATGTTGATCACTTCTTTCTTGGTTGTTAGACATGTTCTCTTATTGTACTGCTAGTTGGCTCACTAACTGCCAGATAGTTGATTAGCTGCTGAAGTGCTATGTGGACtgcacactaaaaacaaatggttctacagtatatagtgccAAATAAGAGTTATTTGGCTCATAACGATAGTATATCCTATTTTGGtactatatagaacccttttttgaaggttctataaagaaccatgctcataaGGTTATAAATGGAACCATTATGGTGCTGTAAAGAAACCTTTCCTAAGGTTCTAAAAATAACTTTAAAAATAGTTCTACATAGCACCAAAAGGGTTCCGCTATCATTACAACACTTTCtggtgctataaagaaccctttTTAATGGTTATTTATAGAACCTTTATGGCGATATTAAATTAAGAACCTTTCTCAATCGCAAAGGTTCTAcaaataaccctttgaagaaccagaGAGAGATATTTATACTGTTAAAATTGAAATCAGGTGTGGTAGCTCTGGACTGGAGTTGGAAGGGGACTCAACTCAGGAACTGATCTTTTGTTATGATATTGACCTTTTCTTAGAAGCCCATAGAATAGGGAGAGGTAATCAGAGAAAGTTTGTGCCAGGACAGGAGACCTTCTCCATTGAAGTGTACTATCTTTCAGATGCAGACATAGGGTGCATTCAAAATGTccagttgtgcactatatagggagtagggtgccatttccaTTGAATGGGCTTGACGATTATATCCTCAAATTCATGAAAACACAGTCATATAAGATATATAAAAACTGATATTCGTGTTTGTGGATTAATTTACGTCTGCCAGATGCCTTTCATTAATTATTACCCAAAGTTTGTTTTGATGTGGGTTGCTAGGCTGTGTTGCCATTTGTAGTTTATGACTCAATAACAATAGACCTACTGATCAACATAACTAACTTGAAAATAGCAGAAGTGATACTGTAAAAAGTGTGACAGATTTCACAGTTGGAACTTCTGTCTGCTGAAGCGTGAGCCAAATAGTGTCTCaatcacatgactgagaataaaAAAATCCTCTCAACAGACTCTCATTGTACTTCTGAAAAGTTTCATTAAATTTGATGTATAAACCAGTCTGGAGCGAAGATAGATTTTGAATATATGAATGCTTAGCTGCCATTAAAGAGACAAGGGCTTGTCCTTGCAGCATTGTCTATTGTCAAATAAAAAAGAatttgtcatatgcacaggaTTCAGTGAAATGTACACAGAACAATGAAGTGCTTGCAAGCTCTCCTGTCAACTATTGCTGTTCTTCTGAATCGACAGACTGAGTTGTTTTCTGTTGCTGCTGTGTTTGAGCCGCTACAGTTAGTTTACATGCAAAATGTTGGGGAAGTGAGGTTTTGTGGTTTGTGCATAATGTGACTGACCGGACTTTGAATTTTCTACCTTGGATAATTTCTATAGAAGGCTGCTCCGAATGAGAAAGTGCAGGTAATAGTCCTAGGACGTAAAACTATGAGGTACTTAAGTTGGGACTGAAGACTTACGATTTATTGATGCATTTAATTTCTCATAACTATGGACACACTTTCAAGGTGCATACTTGGACTTCAGATGTGCAAAAAAGTTGAAAGTATTTCAAAGAAAATGTTGACAGAATCCTTCTATCTTACTGGAAAAAGTATTTTTTTACAGATATATTTCTCTAGAAATGCGATCAAGTTCACAATACATGGCAGTCAAACAACTGGGCCTGCAGCCAAGGACCAGATCATTTATAATCAGACCTGCCTGCAGACTATTTCAACAGAGAAATTGAAACTAAATGTG
This genomic stretch from Salmo trutta chromosome 32, fSalTru1.1, whole genome shotgun sequence harbors:
- the LOC115171747 gene encoding myeloid-associated differentiation marker homolog: MVNLDLRSLTLPVGIIRMLEVVLTCISFSLVASAGHVLSTHWDWCMFTWCFCCFFSLFILIMEFTRFSAKVPISWNDFTTAFAMLAALMCFTSSIIYPTFFTCLTCYRQIAATVISLLCFGVYVGEVVLARLRPGGEISGFLSTVPGLLKILETLVACIIFTSLDPARFSFNPGLQWCVAVYSLCFIFALVIIFLTVGQLLSLFPFSFDKLLTVYNILATMMYMTAMVIWPLYGFENNPRPVPCSHCPWDDLVVVTFMTVINLVIYILDTIYSIKVVFFTWDEE